A genomic region of Saccopteryx bilineata isolate mSacBil1 chromosome 1, mSacBil1_pri_phased_curated, whole genome shotgun sequence contains the following coding sequences:
- the TRERF1 gene encoding transcriptional-regulating factor 1 isoform X9, whose product MGDQQLYKTNHVAHSGENLFYQQPPLGVHGGLNHNYGNTVTGVGMDAPQASPISPHFPQDTRDGLGLPVVSKNLGQVDTSRQGGWGGHAGPGNHVQLRGNLTNSNMMWGAPAQAEPTDGYQYTYAQASEIRTQKLTSGVLHKLDSFTQVFANQNLRIQVNNMAQVLHTQSAVMDGTPDSALRQLLSQKPMEPPAPSVPSRYQQVPQQPHPGFAGALSKPALQVGQHPSQGHLYYDYQQPLAQMPVQGGQPLQGPPMLSQHMQQMQQHQYYPQQQQQQAGQQRMSMQEMQPQQQIRPSQLQQQQQLQQLQQRQGSMQIPQYYPSPPMMQHLQEQQQQQMHLQPSSYHRDPPQYSPEQAHAVQLIQLGSMPQYYYQEAQQACSHPLYQPSHLGQHQQREDGQPKTYPSDRQAQAMLSSHGDLGPPDVGMGDPASLDLNRAGSALPHRPLLSPSGVHLNNVGPQHQQPSPSAVWPQMHVPDGRAQPGSPESSGQPKGLFGEQTDAKTKLTCSICLKEFKSLPALNGHMRSHGGMRASPSLKQEIPRKHQPGVAKADEPLKTAPEKKKFRHRPEPLFIPPPPSYNPNPASYSGATLYQSQLRSPRVLGDHLLLDPAHELPPYTPPPMLSPVRQGSGLFSNVLIAGHGPGAHPQLPLTPLTPTPRVLLCRSNSIDGSSVTVTPGPGEQTVDVEPRINIGLRFQAEIPELQDVSAVAQDTHKATLVWKPWPELENHDLQQRVENLLNFCCSSALPGGGTNSELALHCLFEAKGDVMAALEMLLLRKPVRLKCHPLANYHYAGSDKWTSLERKLFNKALATYSKDFIFVQKMVKSKTVAQCVEYYYTWKKLTRLGRKHRTRLTELADDCVTSEEEEELEEEEEDQEEDRKSTREEESEVPRSPEPQPGPVLAPAEGPALQALGQPSGAFICEMPNCGADCRCHVTPFLPQVFSSRQALNGHARIHGGTNQVTKARGAVPSGKQKPGSAQSGYCSVKSSPAHSTTSGETDPTTIFPCKECGKVFFKIKSRNAHMKTHRQQEEQQRQKAQKAAFAAEMAATIERTTGPAGAPGLLPLDQLSLIKPIKDVDILDDDVVQQLGGVMEEAEVVDTDLLLDDQDSVLLQGDTEL is encoded by the exons ATGGGGGATCAGCAACTGTACAAGACCAACCACGTGGCTCACAGTGGTGAGAACCTTTTCTACCAACAGCCGCCACTTGGTGTTCATGGTGGGCTGAACCACAACTATGGGAATACGGTCACGGGGGTGGGCATGGACGCCCCACAGGCATCACCCATTTCCCCCCACTTCCCTCAAGATACTCGGGACGGTCTAGGCTTGCCTGTTGTCTCCAAAAACCTTGGCCAAGTGGATACCTCAaggcagggagggtggggaggccaTGCAGGGCCTGGAAACCACGTCCAGCTACGAGGCAACCTGACCAACTCAAACATGATGTGGGGGGCACCTGCCCAGGCTGAGCCCACTGACGGCTACCAGTACACCTACGCCCAGGCCAGTGAGATCCGCACCCAGAAGCTCACCAGCGGCGTCCTGCACAAGCTGGACTCGTTCACCCAGGTGTTTGCCAACCAAAACCTGCGGATTCAGGTCAACAACATGGCCCAGGTGCTGCACACGCAGTCGGCAGTGATGGATGGCACCCCCGACAGTGCCCTCCGCCAGCTGCTGTCCCAGAAGCCCATGGAGCCCCCAGCGCCGTCTGTCCCCTCCCGTTACCAGCAGGTGCCCCAGCAGCCGCACCCTGGTTTCGCCGGTGCGCTGTCCAAACCAGCTCTTCAGGTCGGGCAGCACCCCAGCCAGGGGCACCTGTATTACGACTACCAGCAGCCACTGGCCCAGATGCCAGTGCAGGGAGGACAGCCGCTGCAGGGCCCACCAATGCTTTCCCAGCACATGCAACAGATGCAGCAGCACCAGTATTacccgcagcagcagcagcagcaagctGGCCAGCAGCGTATGTCCATGCAAGAAATGCAGCCACAGCAGCAAATTCGCCCATcacagctgcagcagcagcagcagctgcagcagctgcagcagcggCAGGGTTCCATGCAGATACCTCAGTATTACCCGTCCCCACCCATGATGCAGCACTTGcaagagcagcagcagcaacagatgCACCTGCAGCCCTCTTCTTACCACAGGGACCCGCCCCAGTACAGCCCGGAGCAAGCGCACGCGGTCCAGCTCATTCAGCTGGGCTCCATGCCCCAGTATTACTACCAGGAGGCCCAGCAGGCCTGCAGCCACCCCCTCTACCAGCCCAGCCACCTGGGCCAGCACCAGCAGCGGGAGGACGGTCAGCCCAAGACGTACCCCAGCGACAGGCAGGCCCAGGCCATGCTGAGCTCCCACGGGGACCTGGGGCCTCCTGATGTGGGAATGGGGGACCCAGCGAGCTTGGACCTGAACCGGGCCGGCAGTGCCCTCCCCCACCGGCCGCTCCTGTCCCCCAGTGGGGTCCACCTCAACAACGTGGGGCCTCAGCACCAGCAGCCGTCTCCCAGTGCCGTGTGGCCCCAG ATGCACGTACCTGATGGCAGAGCCCAGCCAGGGTCCCCCGAGTCAAG CGGCCAACCGAAAGGGCTGTTCGGGGAGCAGACGGATGCCAAGACCAAGCTGACGTGCTCCATCTGCCTCAAGGAGTTCAAGAGCCTGCCTGCCCTGAATGGCCACATGCGGTCCCACGGGGGAATGAGGGCCTCCCCCAGCCTCAAACAG GAAATTCCCAGGAAGCACCAGCCTGGCGTCGCCAAAGCCGACGAGCCCCTTAAGACCGCACCGGAGAAGAAGAAGTTCCGGCACCGGCCGGAGCCGCTCTTCATCCCGCCACCGCCCTCCTACAACCCCAACCCCGCCTCCTACTCCGGCGCCACCCTGTACCAGAGCCAGCTGCGCTCCCCGCGCGTGCTGGGGGACCACCTCCTCCTGGACCCCGCCCACGAGCTGCCCCCCTACACGCCCCCGCCCATGCTGAGCCCCGTGCGCCAGGGCTCAGGGCTCTTCAGCAATGTCCTCATCGCCGGCCACGGCCCTGGCGCCCACCCGCAGCTGCCCCTCACGCCCCTGACGCCCACGCCGCGCGTGCTGCTCTGTCGCTCCA ACAGCATCGATGGCAGCAGTGTGACAGTCACCCCCGGGCCTGGAGAGCAGACCGTTGATGTTGAACC GCGCATCAACATTGGGTTGAGGTTCCAAGCGGAGATCCCAGAACTGCAGGATGTCTCCGCGGTGGCCCAGGACACGCACAAGGCCACCCTGGtctggaagccctggccagagctGGAAAACCACGACCTCCAGCAGAGAG TGGAGAATCTCCTGAATTTCTGCTGCTCAAGTGCGTTGCCAGGTGGAGGAACCAATTCTGAATTAGCATTGCACTGTCTTTTTGAGGCCAAAGGTGATGTGATG GCTGCTCTGGAGATGCTGCTGCTGCGGAAGCCGGTCAGATTAAAGTGTCACCCTTTAGCGAATTACCACTATGCCG GTTCGGACAAGTGGACCTCCCTAGAAAGAAAACTGTTTAATAAAGCACTAGCCACTTACAGcaaagactttatttttgtaCAGAAGATG GTGAAGTCGAAGACGGTGGCTCAGTGTGTGGAGTACTACTACACGTGGAAGAAGCTCACGCGGCTGGGACGGAAGCACCGGACACGGCTCACGGAGCTCGCCGACGACTGTGTG ACgagtgaagaagaagaagagttggaggaggaggaggaggaccaggAAGAAGATAGGAAATCCACACGAGAAGAGGAGAGCGAAGTGCCCCGGTCCCCGGAGCCgcagccaggccctgtgctggctCCCGCAGAGGGGCCGGCCCTGCAGGCCCTCGGCCAGCCCTCAGGCgccttcatctgtgaaatgcccAACTGCGGGGCT GACTGTAGATGTCATGTCACTCCCTTTCTTCCCCAGGTGTTCAGCTCCCGACAGGCACTGAACGGCCACGCCCGCATCCACGGTGGCACCAACCAGGTGACCAAAGCCCGGGGTGCTGTCCCCTCTGGGAAGCAGAAGCCTGGCAGTGCCCAGAGCGGGTACTGCTCAGTGAAGAGCTCGCCCGCTCATAGCACCACCAGCGGCGAGACAGACCCCACCACCATCTTTCCCTGCAAGGAGTGTGGCAA AGTCTTCTTCAAAATCAAAAGCCGGAATGCACACATGAAAACGCACAGGCAGCAGGAGGAGCAGCAGAGGCAGAAGGCCCAGAAGGCGGCGTTTGCGGCAGAAATGGCGGCCACAATCGAGAGGACTACAGGGCCGGCGGGGGCGCCGGGGCTGCTGCCCCTGGACCAGCTGAGCCTCATCAAGCCCATCAAGGACGTGGACATCCTCGACGACGACGTCGTCCAGCAGCTAGGCGGCGTCATGGAGGAGGCCGAGGTTGTGGACACCGATCTCCTCTTAGATGATCAAGATTCAGTGTTGCTCCAGGGTGACACGGAGCTCTAA
- the TRERF1 gene encoding transcriptional-regulating factor 1 isoform X3 has protein sequence MGDQQLYKTNHVAHSGENLFYQQPPLGVHGGLNHNYGNTVTGVGMDAPQASPISPHFPQDTRDGLGLPVVSKNLGQVDTSRQGGWGGHAGPGNHVQLRGNLTNSNMMWGAPAQAEPTDGYQYTYAQASEIRTQKLTSGVLHKLDSFTQVFANQNLRIQVNNMAQVLHTQSAVMDGTPDSALRQLLSQKPMEPPAPSVPSRYQQVPQQPHPGFAGALSKPALQVGQHPSQGHLYYDYQQPLAQMPVQGGQPLQGPPMLSQHMQQMQQHQYYPQQQQQQAGQQRMSMQEMQPQQQIRPSQLQQQQQLQQLQQRQGSMQIPQYYPSPPMMQHLQEQQQQQMHLQPSSYHRDPPQYSPEQAHAVQLIQLGSMPQYYYQEAQQACSHPLYQPSHLGQHQQREDGQPKTYPSDRQAQAMLSSHGDLGPPDVGMGDPASLDLNRAGSALPHRPLLSPSGVHLNNVGPQHQQPSPSAVWPQMHVPDGRAQPGSPESSGQPKGLFGEQTDAKTKLTCSICLKEFKSLPALNGHMRSHGGMRASPSLKQEEGEKVPPPQPQPLPPPLPPQLPPEAESLTPMVMPVSVPVKLLVPKPSSQGFANSIVAAPSARDKPASSVSDDEMPVLVRMTLSPPHSPQGAIPCTPAEIPRKHQPGVAKADEPLKTAPEKKKFRHRPEPLFIPPPPSYNPNPASYSGATLYQSQLRSPRVLGDHLLLDPAHELPPYTPPPMLSPVRQGSGLFSNVLIAGHGPGAHPQLPLTPLTPTPRVLLCRSNSIDGSSVTVTPGPGEQTVDVEPRINIGLRFQAEIPELQDVSAVAQDTHKATLVWKPWPELENHDLQQRVENLLNFCCSSALPGGGTNSELALHCLFEAKGDVMAALEMLLLRKPVRLKCHPLANYHYAGSDKWTSLERKLFNKALATYSKDFIFVQKMVKSKTVAQCVEYYYTWKKLTRLGRKHRTRLTELADDCVTSEEEEELEEEEEDQEEDRKSTREEESEVPRSPEPQPGPVLAPAEGPALQALGQPSGAFICEMPNCGADCRCHVTPFLPQVFSSRQALNGHARIHGGTNQVTKARGAVPSGKQKPGSAQSGYCSVKSSPAHSTTSGETDPTTIFPCKECGKVFFKIKSRNAHMKTHRQQEEQQRQKAQKAAFAAEMAATIERTTGPAGAPGLLPLDQLSLIKPIKDVDILDDDVVQQLGGVMEEAEVVDTDLLLDDQDSVLLQGDTEL, from the exons ATGGGGGATCAGCAACTGTACAAGACCAACCACGTGGCTCACAGTGGTGAGAACCTTTTCTACCAACAGCCGCCACTTGGTGTTCATGGTGGGCTGAACCACAACTATGGGAATACGGTCACGGGGGTGGGCATGGACGCCCCACAGGCATCACCCATTTCCCCCCACTTCCCTCAAGATACTCGGGACGGTCTAGGCTTGCCTGTTGTCTCCAAAAACCTTGGCCAAGTGGATACCTCAaggcagggagggtggggaggccaTGCAGGGCCTGGAAACCACGTCCAGCTACGAGGCAACCTGACCAACTCAAACATGATGTGGGGGGCACCTGCCCAGGCTGAGCCCACTGACGGCTACCAGTACACCTACGCCCAGGCCAGTGAGATCCGCACCCAGAAGCTCACCAGCGGCGTCCTGCACAAGCTGGACTCGTTCACCCAGGTGTTTGCCAACCAAAACCTGCGGATTCAGGTCAACAACATGGCCCAGGTGCTGCACACGCAGTCGGCAGTGATGGATGGCACCCCCGACAGTGCCCTCCGCCAGCTGCTGTCCCAGAAGCCCATGGAGCCCCCAGCGCCGTCTGTCCCCTCCCGTTACCAGCAGGTGCCCCAGCAGCCGCACCCTGGTTTCGCCGGTGCGCTGTCCAAACCAGCTCTTCAGGTCGGGCAGCACCCCAGCCAGGGGCACCTGTATTACGACTACCAGCAGCCACTGGCCCAGATGCCAGTGCAGGGAGGACAGCCGCTGCAGGGCCCACCAATGCTTTCCCAGCACATGCAACAGATGCAGCAGCACCAGTATTacccgcagcagcagcagcagcaagctGGCCAGCAGCGTATGTCCATGCAAGAAATGCAGCCACAGCAGCAAATTCGCCCATcacagctgcagcagcagcagcagctgcagcagctgcagcagcggCAGGGTTCCATGCAGATACCTCAGTATTACCCGTCCCCACCCATGATGCAGCACTTGcaagagcagcagcagcaacagatgCACCTGCAGCCCTCTTCTTACCACAGGGACCCGCCCCAGTACAGCCCGGAGCAAGCGCACGCGGTCCAGCTCATTCAGCTGGGCTCCATGCCCCAGTATTACTACCAGGAGGCCCAGCAGGCCTGCAGCCACCCCCTCTACCAGCCCAGCCACCTGGGCCAGCACCAGCAGCGGGAGGACGGTCAGCCCAAGACGTACCCCAGCGACAGGCAGGCCCAGGCCATGCTGAGCTCCCACGGGGACCTGGGGCCTCCTGATGTGGGAATGGGGGACCCAGCGAGCTTGGACCTGAACCGGGCCGGCAGTGCCCTCCCCCACCGGCCGCTCCTGTCCCCCAGTGGGGTCCACCTCAACAACGTGGGGCCTCAGCACCAGCAGCCGTCTCCCAGTGCCGTGTGGCCCCAG ATGCACGTACCTGATGGCAGAGCCCAGCCAGGGTCCCCCGAGTCAAG CGGCCAACCGAAAGGGCTGTTCGGGGAGCAGACGGATGCCAAGACCAAGCTGACGTGCTCCATCTGCCTCAAGGAGTTCAAGAGCCTGCCTGCCCTGAATGGCCACATGCGGTCCCACGGGGGAATGAGGGCCTCCCCCAGCCTCAAACAG gaggaaggagagaaggtccCGCCACCGCAGCCCCAGCCACTGCCGCCTCCACTGCCACCGCAGCTCCCTCCTGAGGCAGAAAGCCTCACGCCTATGGTCATGCccgtgtctgtccctgtcaagcTTCTCGTGCCCAAGCCCAGTTCTCAGGGCTTCGCCAACAGCATCGTTGCCGCCCCCTCTGCCAGAGACAAGCCAGCCAGCTCTGTGTCGGACGACGAGATGCCCGTGCTCGTGAGGATGACCCTCTCTCCCCCGCATTCACCCCAAGGGGCTATCCCCTGCACGCCTGCT GAAATTCCCAGGAAGCACCAGCCTGGCGTCGCCAAAGCCGACGAGCCCCTTAAGACCGCACCGGAGAAGAAGAAGTTCCGGCACCGGCCGGAGCCGCTCTTCATCCCGCCACCGCCCTCCTACAACCCCAACCCCGCCTCCTACTCCGGCGCCACCCTGTACCAGAGCCAGCTGCGCTCCCCGCGCGTGCTGGGGGACCACCTCCTCCTGGACCCCGCCCACGAGCTGCCCCCCTACACGCCCCCGCCCATGCTGAGCCCCGTGCGCCAGGGCTCAGGGCTCTTCAGCAATGTCCTCATCGCCGGCCACGGCCCTGGCGCCCACCCGCAGCTGCCCCTCACGCCCCTGACGCCCACGCCGCGCGTGCTGCTCTGTCGCTCCA ACAGCATCGATGGCAGCAGTGTGACAGTCACCCCCGGGCCTGGAGAGCAGACCGTTGATGTTGAACC GCGCATCAACATTGGGTTGAGGTTCCAAGCGGAGATCCCAGAACTGCAGGATGTCTCCGCGGTGGCCCAGGACACGCACAAGGCCACCCTGGtctggaagccctggccagagctGGAAAACCACGACCTCCAGCAGAGAG TGGAGAATCTCCTGAATTTCTGCTGCTCAAGTGCGTTGCCAGGTGGAGGAACCAATTCTGAATTAGCATTGCACTGTCTTTTTGAGGCCAAAGGTGATGTGATG GCTGCTCTGGAGATGCTGCTGCTGCGGAAGCCGGTCAGATTAAAGTGTCACCCTTTAGCGAATTACCACTATGCCG GTTCGGACAAGTGGACCTCCCTAGAAAGAAAACTGTTTAATAAAGCACTAGCCACTTACAGcaaagactttatttttgtaCAGAAGATG GTGAAGTCGAAGACGGTGGCTCAGTGTGTGGAGTACTACTACACGTGGAAGAAGCTCACGCGGCTGGGACGGAAGCACCGGACACGGCTCACGGAGCTCGCCGACGACTGTGTG ACgagtgaagaagaagaagagttggaggaggaggaggaggaccaggAAGAAGATAGGAAATCCACACGAGAAGAGGAGAGCGAAGTGCCCCGGTCCCCGGAGCCgcagccaggccctgtgctggctCCCGCAGAGGGGCCGGCCCTGCAGGCCCTCGGCCAGCCCTCAGGCgccttcatctgtgaaatgcccAACTGCGGGGCT GACTGTAGATGTCATGTCACTCCCTTTCTTCCCCAGGTGTTCAGCTCCCGACAGGCACTGAACGGCCACGCCCGCATCCACGGTGGCACCAACCAGGTGACCAAAGCCCGGGGTGCTGTCCCCTCTGGGAAGCAGAAGCCTGGCAGTGCCCAGAGCGGGTACTGCTCAGTGAAGAGCTCGCCCGCTCATAGCACCACCAGCGGCGAGACAGACCCCACCACCATCTTTCCCTGCAAGGAGTGTGGCAA AGTCTTCTTCAAAATCAAAAGCCGGAATGCACACATGAAAACGCACAGGCAGCAGGAGGAGCAGCAGAGGCAGAAGGCCCAGAAGGCGGCGTTTGCGGCAGAAATGGCGGCCACAATCGAGAGGACTACAGGGCCGGCGGGGGCGCCGGGGCTGCTGCCCCTGGACCAGCTGAGCCTCATCAAGCCCATCAAGGACGTGGACATCCTCGACGACGACGTCGTCCAGCAGCTAGGCGGCGTCATGGAGGAGGCCGAGGTTGTGGACACCGATCTCCTCTTAGATGATCAAGATTCAGTGTTGCTCCAGGGTGACACGGAGCTCTAA
- the TRERF1 gene encoding transcriptional-regulating factor 1 isoform X10, with amino-acid sequence MGDQQLYKTNHVAHSGENLFYQQPPLGVHGGLNHNYGNTVTGVGMDAPQASPISPHFPQDTRDGLGLPVVSKNLGQVDTSRQGGWGGHAGPGNHVQLRGNLTNSNMMWGAPAQAEPTDGYQYTYAQASEIRTQKLTSGVLHKLDSFTQVFANQNLRIQVNNMAQVLHTQSAVMDGTPDSALRQLLSQKPMEPPAPSVPSRYQQVPQQPHPGFAGALSKPALQVGQHPSQGHLYYDYQQPLAQMPVQGGQPLQGPPMLSQHMQQMQQHQYYPQQQQQQAGQQRMSMQEMQPQQQIRPSQLQQQQQLQQLQQRQGSMQIPQYYPSPPMMQHLQEQQQQQMHLQPSSYHRDPPQYSPEQAHAVQLIQLGSMPQYYYQEAQQACSHPLYQPSHLGQHQQREDGQPKTYPSDRQAQAMLSSHGDLGPPDVGMGDPASLDLNRAGSALPHRPLLSPSGVHLNNVGPQHQQPSPSAVWPQMHVPDGRAQPGSPESSGQPKGLFGEQTDAKTKLTCSICLKEFKSLPALNGHMRSHGGMRASPSLKQEIPRKHQPGVAKADEPLKTAPEKKKFRHRPEPLFIPPPPSYNPNPASYSGATLYQSQLRSPRVLGDHLLLDPAHELPPYTPPPMLSPVRQGSGLFSNVLIAGHGPGAHPQLPLTPLTPTPRVLLCRSNSIDGSSVTVTPGPGEQTVDVEPRINIGLRFQAEIPELQDVSAVAQDTHKATLVWKPWPELENHDLQQRVENLLNFCCSSALPGGGTNSELALHCLFEAKGDVMAALEMLLLRKPVRLKCHPLANYHYAGSDKWTSLERKLFNKALATYSKDFIFVQKMVKSKTVAQCVEYYYTWKKLTRLGRKHRTRLTELADDCVTSEEEEELEEEEEDQEEDRKSTREEESEVPRSPEPQPGPVLAPAEGPALQALGQPSGAFICEMPNCGAVFSSRQALNGHARIHGGTNQVTKARGAVPSGKQKPGSAQSGYCSVKSSPAHSTTSGETDPTTIFPCKECGKVFFKIKSRNAHMKTHRQQEEQQRQKAQKAAFAAEMAATIERTTGPAGAPGLLPLDQLSLIKPIKDVDILDDDVVQQLGGVMEEAEVVDTDLLLDDQDSVLLQGDTEL; translated from the exons ATGGGGGATCAGCAACTGTACAAGACCAACCACGTGGCTCACAGTGGTGAGAACCTTTTCTACCAACAGCCGCCACTTGGTGTTCATGGTGGGCTGAACCACAACTATGGGAATACGGTCACGGGGGTGGGCATGGACGCCCCACAGGCATCACCCATTTCCCCCCACTTCCCTCAAGATACTCGGGACGGTCTAGGCTTGCCTGTTGTCTCCAAAAACCTTGGCCAAGTGGATACCTCAaggcagggagggtggggaggccaTGCAGGGCCTGGAAACCACGTCCAGCTACGAGGCAACCTGACCAACTCAAACATGATGTGGGGGGCACCTGCCCAGGCTGAGCCCACTGACGGCTACCAGTACACCTACGCCCAGGCCAGTGAGATCCGCACCCAGAAGCTCACCAGCGGCGTCCTGCACAAGCTGGACTCGTTCACCCAGGTGTTTGCCAACCAAAACCTGCGGATTCAGGTCAACAACATGGCCCAGGTGCTGCACACGCAGTCGGCAGTGATGGATGGCACCCCCGACAGTGCCCTCCGCCAGCTGCTGTCCCAGAAGCCCATGGAGCCCCCAGCGCCGTCTGTCCCCTCCCGTTACCAGCAGGTGCCCCAGCAGCCGCACCCTGGTTTCGCCGGTGCGCTGTCCAAACCAGCTCTTCAGGTCGGGCAGCACCCCAGCCAGGGGCACCTGTATTACGACTACCAGCAGCCACTGGCCCAGATGCCAGTGCAGGGAGGACAGCCGCTGCAGGGCCCACCAATGCTTTCCCAGCACATGCAACAGATGCAGCAGCACCAGTATTacccgcagcagcagcagcagcaagctGGCCAGCAGCGTATGTCCATGCAAGAAATGCAGCCACAGCAGCAAATTCGCCCATcacagctgcagcagcagcagcagctgcagcagctgcagcagcggCAGGGTTCCATGCAGATACCTCAGTATTACCCGTCCCCACCCATGATGCAGCACTTGcaagagcagcagcagcaacagatgCACCTGCAGCCCTCTTCTTACCACAGGGACCCGCCCCAGTACAGCCCGGAGCAAGCGCACGCGGTCCAGCTCATTCAGCTGGGCTCCATGCCCCAGTATTACTACCAGGAGGCCCAGCAGGCCTGCAGCCACCCCCTCTACCAGCCCAGCCACCTGGGCCAGCACCAGCAGCGGGAGGACGGTCAGCCCAAGACGTACCCCAGCGACAGGCAGGCCCAGGCCATGCTGAGCTCCCACGGGGACCTGGGGCCTCCTGATGTGGGAATGGGGGACCCAGCGAGCTTGGACCTGAACCGGGCCGGCAGTGCCCTCCCCCACCGGCCGCTCCTGTCCCCCAGTGGGGTCCACCTCAACAACGTGGGGCCTCAGCACCAGCAGCCGTCTCCCAGTGCCGTGTGGCCCCAG ATGCACGTACCTGATGGCAGAGCCCAGCCAGGGTCCCCCGAGTCAAG CGGCCAACCGAAAGGGCTGTTCGGGGAGCAGACGGATGCCAAGACCAAGCTGACGTGCTCCATCTGCCTCAAGGAGTTCAAGAGCCTGCCTGCCCTGAATGGCCACATGCGGTCCCACGGGGGAATGAGGGCCTCCCCCAGCCTCAAACAG GAAATTCCCAGGAAGCACCAGCCTGGCGTCGCCAAAGCCGACGAGCCCCTTAAGACCGCACCGGAGAAGAAGAAGTTCCGGCACCGGCCGGAGCCGCTCTTCATCCCGCCACCGCCCTCCTACAACCCCAACCCCGCCTCCTACTCCGGCGCCACCCTGTACCAGAGCCAGCTGCGCTCCCCGCGCGTGCTGGGGGACCACCTCCTCCTGGACCCCGCCCACGAGCTGCCCCCCTACACGCCCCCGCCCATGCTGAGCCCCGTGCGCCAGGGCTCAGGGCTCTTCAGCAATGTCCTCATCGCCGGCCACGGCCCTGGCGCCCACCCGCAGCTGCCCCTCACGCCCCTGACGCCCACGCCGCGCGTGCTGCTCTGTCGCTCCA ACAGCATCGATGGCAGCAGTGTGACAGTCACCCCCGGGCCTGGAGAGCAGACCGTTGATGTTGAACC GCGCATCAACATTGGGTTGAGGTTCCAAGCGGAGATCCCAGAACTGCAGGATGTCTCCGCGGTGGCCCAGGACACGCACAAGGCCACCCTGGtctggaagccctggccagagctGGAAAACCACGACCTCCAGCAGAGAG TGGAGAATCTCCTGAATTTCTGCTGCTCAAGTGCGTTGCCAGGTGGAGGAACCAATTCTGAATTAGCATTGCACTGTCTTTTTGAGGCCAAAGGTGATGTGATG GCTGCTCTGGAGATGCTGCTGCTGCGGAAGCCGGTCAGATTAAAGTGTCACCCTTTAGCGAATTACCACTATGCCG GTTCGGACAAGTGGACCTCCCTAGAAAGAAAACTGTTTAATAAAGCACTAGCCACTTACAGcaaagactttatttttgtaCAGAAGATG GTGAAGTCGAAGACGGTGGCTCAGTGTGTGGAGTACTACTACACGTGGAAGAAGCTCACGCGGCTGGGACGGAAGCACCGGACACGGCTCACGGAGCTCGCCGACGACTGTGTG ACgagtgaagaagaagaagagttggaggaggaggaggaggaccaggAAGAAGATAGGAAATCCACACGAGAAGAGGAGAGCGAAGTGCCCCGGTCCCCGGAGCCgcagccaggccctgtgctggctCCCGCAGAGGGGCCGGCCCTGCAGGCCCTCGGCCAGCCCTCAGGCgccttcatctgtgaaatgcccAACTGCGGGGCT GTGTTCAGCTCCCGACAGGCACTGAACGGCCACGCCCGCATCCACGGTGGCACCAACCAGGTGACCAAAGCCCGGGGTGCTGTCCCCTCTGGGAAGCAGAAGCCTGGCAGTGCCCAGAGCGGGTACTGCTCAGTGAAGAGCTCGCCCGCTCATAGCACCACCAGCGGCGAGACAGACCCCACCACCATCTTTCCCTGCAAGGAGTGTGGCAA AGTCTTCTTCAAAATCAAAAGCCGGAATGCACACATGAAAACGCACAGGCAGCAGGAGGAGCAGCAGAGGCAGAAGGCCCAGAAGGCGGCGTTTGCGGCAGAAATGGCGGCCACAATCGAGAGGACTACAGGGCCGGCGGGGGCGCCGGGGCTGCTGCCCCTGGACCAGCTGAGCCTCATCAAGCCCATCAAGGACGTGGACATCCTCGACGACGACGTCGTCCAGCAGCTAGGCGGCGTCATGGAGGAGGCCGAGGTTGTGGACACCGATCTCCTCTTAGATGATCAAGATTCAGTGTTGCTCCAGGGTGACACGGAGCTCTAA